The Psychromonas sp. psych-6C06 DNA window TTAAAACTAGATAGTACACGAAGTGGTACATTATATTTCCCTGCAAACTCTACAGAGCGAATTTGTAAAACTTTAGTTCCTAAACTTGCCATCTCTAACATCTCTTCAAAAGTGATGCTATCTAAACGACGAGCATTAGGTTCGACACGTGGATCGGTAGTGTATACACCATCGACATCGGTATATATTTGGCATTCATCGGCCTTAAGCGCGGCGGCAATAGCCACGGCAGAAGTATCACTTCCCCCACGGCCTAGCGTAGTAATATTATTGTTTTCACAGCGCCCTTGGAAACCAGCAACAACCACAACACGTCCGGCCTTAAGGTGTGACTGTAAATTTTCAGTCTCTACGTCTAGAATACGTGCTTTAGAATGACTTCCATCTGTTTTCATACGGATTTGATCACCCGTCATTGAAACAGCATCAACACCTAAGTGATGCAAAGCCATTGATAACAATGCTATCGTTGTTTGCTCACCTGTTGTTAATAACACATCCATTTCACGAGCGCTTGGGGTTGCATGCAACTCTTTAGCTAATGCGATCATACGATTCGTCTCACCAGACATTGCTGAAAGTACGACCACAACATCATGCCCAGCATCTCTGGTTGCTTTTACTTTATCTGCAACAACCTTAATTCGTTCGACATTCGCGACCGATGTACCACCATACTTTTGAACTATTAATGACATCTTTTTTGCTTCTCAGTTATGGCGTCACTCAGACGCCAATCCATTTATAATTTTGTTGTTAGCCAAGGCTCAACAAGTGCGAGTGCATCATTTAATGCATCAGGGTTATTTCCGCCAGCCATCGCCATATCAGGACGACCACCACCTTTACCACCCACAGGAACAGCGACTAAGTTAACAAGCTCACCGGCTTTTACCTTCTTCGTTAGATCTTTAGTTACACCGGCAATAATGCTTACTTTATCATCGGCAACTTTAGTCGCTAAAACAACAATGCCTGATTGTAATTTATTCTTCATTTCGTCAACACTGTCACGTAGCGTTTTAGGATCAATACCTTCGATATTAGCAACAACGACTTTAATACCGTTAATTTCAATTGCATTACCCGTTAAGTTAGAACCTTTTTCACTCGCGATCTTAGCTTTAAGTGTCGCTAACTCTTTTTCTAGTGCTTTGTTGCGATCTAGTGTTTGCATGATTTTTTCACCAATGCTGAAAGAATCACCTTTTACTAAGTCGCAAGCTTTACTAAATTGCTCACGAAGGTTAGATAACTTTTCTTCCGCTGCAATACCAACAGAAGCTTCAACACGTCGAACGCCGGCTGCAATACCAGCTTCTGAAGTGATCAGGAATAGTCCCATATCACCAGTACGTGTTGCATGAGTACCACCACAAAGCTCGACTGAGAAATCACCCATTTGAACAACACGCACCATTTCATCGTACTTTTCACCAAACAGCGCCATTGCCCCAGTAGTTTTAGCTTCTTCAATGTCCATTAGCTTGGTAACAATTTCAAAGTTATTACGAATTGCTTGATTAACCAAATGTGTAACTTGATTTAGTGTCCCCATTGATAATGCTTCAAAATGAGAGAAATCAAAACGCAGTTTTTCAGCGTCACACAACGATCCCTTCTGAGTTACATGTTCACCTAATGTATGGCGTAACGCTGCATGCAATAAGTGCGTAGCTGAATGATGTAAGGCAATTGCTTGGCGACGATCATTTTCCACTTCTGCGTGTACTTTTTCATTAACGGTTAATGAGCCTGAGCTTAAATAACCGATATGTAAGAAGGCATCGCCTGATTTTTTAGTATCCGTTACAGTAAAAATCCCATTATTAAGCTTTAAAACGCCAGCATCACCAGTTTGACCACCAGATTCAGCATAAAATGGTGTTTTCGATAAAACCACTTGCGCATTATCGCCTTCTGTTAAAGCATCAACAAAAGTGCCATCTTTAACAAGATTTGTTACCGTAGCGCTACCTTCTAAGGTTTCATAACCGATAAATTCAGTTTTGCCTTCGATTTTTAAAACATCATTATAATCTTTACCAAAGTTATTAGCCTGTTGAGCACGAGAGCGTTGCTCTGCCATCGCTATATCAAACCCATCTTGGTCAATTGTTAGCTCACGCTCACGGGCGATGTCTGCAGTTAAATCAGCAGGGAATCCGTAAGTATCATAAAGTTTGAACACAACATCACCAGGTACCACTGAACCTTCTAGATCATTAAGTGCACCATCAAGAATCTGTAAACCACGCTCTAGCGTTTTACCAAATTGCTCCTCTTCTAAACGAAGAATTTTCTCAACAAATAAACGTTGTTGTAATAGCTCAGGGTAAGCATTACCCATCTGCTGGATAAGCTCCTCATAAACTTTATAGAAGAAAACTTCCTTTGCGCCTAACTTATGGCCATGACGAACCGCACGGCGAATGATACGACGTAATACATATCCACGCCCTTCATTAGAAGGCATCACACCATCTGCAATTAAGAATCCACATGAACGGATATGATCAGCGACGACGCGTAATGACTTATCTTCAAGATCAGTCGCTCCAGTCACTTCCGCTACTTTTTTAATTAAACCTTGAAAAATATCGATATCGTAGTTGGAATGTCCATTTTGTAAAATAGCAGAAATACGTTCAAGCCCCATCCCTGTATCAACAGACTGTTTCGGAAGCTCTTCCATTTTTCCATCTGCATGGCGGTTATATTGCATGAAAACTAAATTCCAGATCTCAATAAAGCGATCACCATCTTCTTCTGGAGATCCAGGAGGACCTCCCCAAATGTGCTCACCGTGATCATAGAAAATTTCAGAACATGGGCCACAAGGCCCTGTATCACCCATTGACCAGAAGTTATCAGATTCAAATTTCTTATCAGGTGATTTATCACCAATACGGATAATCTTTTCTTTCGGCACGCCAATTTTATCGGCCCAGAATGAAAATGCTTCATCATCACTTTCATAAACAGTAACCAGTAATTTTTCTTTAGGTATA harbors:
- a CDS encoding aspartate kinase encodes the protein MSLIVQKYGGTSVANVERIKVVADKVKATRDAGHDVVVVLSAMSGETNRMIALAKELHATPSAREMDVLLTTGEQTTIALLSMALHHLGVDAVSMTGDQIRMKTDGSHSKARILDVETENLQSHLKAGRVVVVAGFQGRCENNNITTLGRGGSDTSAVAIAAALKADECQIYTDVDGVYTTDPRVEPNARRLDSITFEEMLEMASLGTKVLQIRSVEFAGKYNVPLRVLSSFKDGGGTLISYEENKMESPVISGIAFNRDEARLTLSGVPDQPTVAAQILSPIGDANIDVDMIVQNTVGNGKTDFTFTVHRDDYQQAKALLETVCAELKAETVQGNEEIAKVSIVGVGMWNHPGVAKTMFETLGEEGINIHQIATSEIKISVLVDSKYLELAVRALHKAFELATEPTEEK
- the alaS gene encoding alanine--tRNA ligase, with translation MTTIMSTSEIRQGFLDFFTKKGHQIVSSCSLVPDNDPTLLFTNAGMNQFKDTFLGSEQRAYSRATSSQRCVRAGGKHNDLDNVGYTARHHTFFEMLGNFSFGDYFKEEAISFSWEYLTEVLNIPKEKLLVTVYESDDEAFSFWADKIGVPKEKIIRIGDKSPDKKFESDNFWSMGDTGPCGPCSEIFYDHGEHIWGGPPGSPEEDGDRFIEIWNLVFMQYNRHADGKMEELPKQSVDTGMGLERISAILQNGHSNYDIDIFQGLIKKVAEVTGATDLEDKSLRVVADHIRSCGFLIADGVMPSNEGRGYVLRRIIRRAVRHGHKLGAKEVFFYKVYEELIQQMGNAYPELLQQRLFVEKILRLEEEQFGKTLERGLQILDGALNDLEGSVVPGDVVFKLYDTYGFPADLTADIARERELTIDQDGFDIAMAEQRSRAQQANNFGKDYNDVLKIEGKTEFIGYETLEGSATVTNLVKDGTFVDALTEGDNAQVVLSKTPFYAESGGQTGDAGVLKLNNGIFTVTDTKKSGDAFLHIGYLSSGSLTVNEKVHAEVENDRRQAIALHHSATHLLHAALRHTLGEHVTQKGSLCDAEKLRFDFSHFEALSMGTLNQVTHLVNQAIRNNFEIVTKLMDIEEAKTTGAMALFGEKYDEMVRVVQMGDFSVELCGGTHATRTGDMGLFLITSEAGIAAGVRRVEASVGIAAEEKLSNLREQFSKACDLVKGDSFSIGEKIMQTLDRNKALEKELATLKAKIASEKGSNLTGNAIEINGIKVVVANIEGIDPKTLRDSVDEMKNKLQSGIVVLATKVADDKVSIIAGVTKDLTKKVKAGELVNLVAVPVGGKGGGRPDMAMAGGNNPDALNDALALVEPWLTTKL